The window TTTGCAGAGGATCTCTGTTGGGGCGGGCCTGTCTTGCAGCTGCAGGCTGGGACTTCCTGCTGGCCCCAGATTTCTTCCCAGAGTCACCCTGCTGGGGCTGTCTGGGTTTTGAAGGGATCGTAGAAGAGGGACTGGGCTTCTCCAGCAGCGAAATACCAAGCACCGGGGGGATGGTGGCGGGATCTGCCGGACCTGCTAACCCCCTGTACCCCCATGGAGGAAAGGCTCCCCCCAGGACAACTTGGGGGGCAGCACGTGAGGCCTTCTTCTTCTGACCAGCTTTCTTCCTAGGGCTGGCCCGGGAAGTGGTCACTGGGGCAGCAGCCTCCGTGCCAGCGGGCTCCGTGCCAGCAGCTGTCAGGTGTCTGGGCGTGTGCCCTCCCTTTTGGGACACAACACCCTGCATTTCCTTGGAGAAACCGGGCCCTGCTTCTCCCACTGTCTGCACTTGCGTGGCCCAGGTGAGATCCCGGGGAGCGGCGGTCAGGGGAGCTCCCGACTGCTCGTGAGGGAACTTCTCCCTGGCCTGGGAAGCTGAGTATGTGGGGCTCGCTGCCGCTTCTACAGGGATCCTGCCTTGGGTGGGGCCTCCGCTTATCCAGCGAATGACCGCACAGTCCTGGGACTGGCCTCTGCTGGGGACACTATCGTGCTGAGGGCCAGCACAAGGCCGGAGCGACTCCACACAGCTTGGGCCCTGCTCACCTCTGCCGCTTGGGTCCGTCTGGGGGTGTTCCCAAACGGAGGCTGCCTCAGGGCAGCCGCTTTCTATGCTGGGCACTCTGCGTTCGGCCCGAACATCTGGGTCTCTCCCTGACTGCCTGTACGCCCCCCATGGCTCAGGAATATGGGTCACGTCATCCACGGGATCCTGCCCATCGGGGGCTGAAGTCCCGGGCCAGGCCTGGCTACTCCAAAGCTCTGACAGTTCTATCTGGATCGTTTCTGCCTCGGACTCAGACGCAGAGTCCAAGTCCAGCAGCCACTTGAAGGCCAAGGGGCTTGAGGGCCTGCACTGCCCTGCGCCGTCGCCTAAAT is drawn from Ochotona princeps isolate mOchPri1 chromosome X, mOchPri1.hap1, whole genome shotgun sequence and contains these coding sequences:
- the LOC131478555 gene encoding uncharacterized protein CXorf49-like; translated protein: MSSQSKVSGLGDRVGHIRGEQAGPGSPCASQAREPGSDLGPPGRGEGNGRDQGQDLGDGAGQCRPSSPLAFKWLLDLDSASESEAETIQIELSELWSSQAWPGTSAPDGQDPVDDVTHIPEPWGAYRQSGRDPDVRAERRVPSIESGCPEAASVWEHPQTDPSGRGEQGPSCVESLRPCAGPQHDSVPSRGQSQDCAVIRWISGGPTQGRIPVEAAASPTYSASQAREKFPHEQSGAPLTAAPRDLTWATQVQTVGEAGPGFSKEMQGVVSQKGGHTPRHLTAAGTEPAGTEAAAPVTTSRASPRKKAGQKKKASRAAPQVVLGGAFPPWGYRGLAGPADPATIPPVLGISLLEKPSPSSTIPSKPRQPQQGDSGKKSGASRKSQPAAARQARPNRDPLQRAQLPAQVTESPSGYMRHAEFRCAHAHTQDHSVPENLQPRGSSPRHHQPIGPAHSGHQESHVHPQRSKRRQLPPGIEGCPRCIALEKEAEDLRERIDVMRSLAERYQTL